From Solanum lycopersicum chromosome 8, SLM_r2.1, the proteins below share one genomic window:
- the LOC101265150 gene encoding uncharacterized protein, with protein sequence MALRALPRATLSFSFLWQPKECCFMRLEWKKRLMLMTAYHGRGPSSRIVRSVLDNRKSNITGEEETEPARVLLERLFAQTQKLEQQIGRNIYFPQVAELGLNLGKLESDLLDALAALKKKEDDIQDTERKVLMEYNELNRAKIELEQRVEEMEAANSRQEKLENELRQANLVLVSQAAEIEDLKFRFNEIDQEISAAQIALVSKEDEINKMMIELKNKCDEAAKTESQLRTKGELLDTANEVVQRQEVELQNLRREIQEKEKELQVFLTMQKTEDEKLKVSKSNLEKQAMDWLIAKQEMKKLEEETSKYGGGANRSLEDFRRVKKLLADVRSELVSSQRALTSSRKKMEEQENLLENRLEELEEQRKSVMSYMTSLKEAQNEVENEKMQLTVAEARNKELERDLSMEKELVEELQTENNIKKSSLYVAINEKSALQEELDRKSAEFGETQNLLQVTESELVDARLEIQHLKSQCASLQLMLEEKNKELLDSRKTLDELNQEIAELRVLMNSQEQQLIQATSMLKEKEEFMQIMQLELNDTKKKYLEAETVVEQMVDLTNKLVISVKDDVLSSLSHTDEMWSSQLMEKPTDTFRWHKNHLENELELTRESLRSREMDSLAAQRALKLKEQELKIVRQKLNDREEEINKMKEMTQDADGVRQLYALAQERTGEKSTGYLAVEKLQFERAQLEVEAATSALRKLAEFSRGLLNRASLTIEADYDSSLWLVDIPETAANVSSSFECLAEVYTEMTQLSALSEKLVKEAGILCPQ encoded by the exons ATGGCGTTGCGAGCCTTACCGCGCGCCACTTTAtcgttttcttttctttggcAGCCAAAGGAG TGCTGTTTTATGAGGCTCGAATGGAAGAAGAGATTAATGCTTATGACAGCTTATCATGGGCGGGGTCCTTCCTCGAGAATTGTCAGGTCTGTCTTGGATAACAGGAAATCAAATATCACCGGCGAAGAAGAAACTGAACCGGCTAGGGTTCTTCTTGAGAGGTTGTTTGCCCAGACCCAGAAACTAGAACAACAGATTggtagaaatatttattttcctcAGGTTGCTGAGCTGGGATTAAATCTTGGCAAGCTAGAGTCGGATTTGCTGGATGCTCTTGCAGCCTTGAAGAAAAAGGAAGACGATATTCAAGATACAGAGAGAAAAGTATTGATGGAGTACAATGAATTAAACCGTGCAAAGATAGAATTGGAGCAACGTGTGGAGGAAATGGAAGCTGCTAATTCTAGACAGGAAAAACTGGAAAATGAGCTAAGGCAGGCTAATCTGGTCTTAGTATCTCAAGCTGCAGAAATTGAAGATCTAAAGTTTCGTTTCAACGAGATAGATCAGGAGATATCTGCTGCGCAAATAGCCCTAGTttcaaaagaagatgaaataaataaaatgatgattGAGTTGAAGAATAAATGTGATGAAGCGGCTAAAACCGAATCACAACTCAGAACCAAGGGTGAACTACTCGATACAGCAAATGAAGTAGTTCAAAGACAGGAGGTTGAACTACAAAATCTCCGAAGAGaaattcaagagaaagagaaagagctACAAGTCTTCTTGACGATGCAGAAAACCGAAGATGAGAAACTTAAAGTTTCCAAATCCAATTTGGAGAAGCAGGCAATGGATTGGCTCATAGCAAAgcaagaaatgaaaaaattggAAGAGGAAACATCTAAATATGGTGGAGGAGCAAATCGGTCCCTTGAGGATTTTAGAAGAGTCAAGAAGCTACTTGCCGATGTAAGGTCTGAGTTAGTCTCATCTCAGAGAGCTTTGACATCCTCTAGAAAGAAAATGGAAGAGCAGGAAAATCTATTAGAAAATCGTCTCGAAGAACTTGAAGAGCAGAGAAAAAGTGTTATGTCTTACATGACAAGTTTGAAAGAAGCTCAAAATGAGGTAGAGAATGAGAAAATGCAACTTACGGTTGCTGAAGCTCGAAACAAAGAACTTGAAAGGGATTTATCCATGGAAAAGGAGCTTGTTGAGGAGTTGCAGactgaaaataatattaagaagTCTTCTCTGTATGTAGCTATAAATGAAAAATCTGCTCTCCAGGAGGAGCTTGACCGTAAGAGTGCAGAGTTCGGAGAAACACAGAATCTTCTTCAGGTTACAGAGTCAGAGCTAGTAGATGCTAGATTAGAGATTCAGCACTTAAAGTCTCAGTGCGCTTCTCTTCAGCTGATGttggaagaaaaaaacaagGAACTTCTGGATTCAAGAAAGACATTAGATGAATTAAATCAGGAAATAGCTGAGCTGAGGGTGCTCATGAACAGTCAAGAACAGCAACTTATTCAGGCAACAAGTatgttgaaagaaaaagaggaatTCATGCAGATAATGCAACTTGAGTTAaatgatacaaaaaagaaatatttagaaGCTGAGACCGTTGTGGAACAGATGGTAGACCTGACTAACAAATTGGTTATTTCTGTTAAGGATGACGTGTTGAGCTCACTCAGTCACACTGATGAAATGTGGTCATCTCAGCTGATGGAGAAACCAACTGATACTTTTAGGTGGCACAAAAACCATCTTGAAAATGAACTTGAGTTAACCCGAGAAAGCCTGAGGAGTAGAGAAATGGATTCTCTTGCAGCACAAAGGGCTCTTAAACTCAAAGAGCAGGAGCTCAAAATTGTTCGTCAAAAATTGAATGATAGGGaggaagaaataaataaaatgaaggaaATGACCCAAGATGCAGATGGCGTAAGGCAACTTTATGCTTTGGCACAGGAAAGAACAGGTGAAAAGAGCACTGGATATCTGGCAGTTGAAAAGCTCCAATTTGAAAGAGCTCAATTGGAAGTTGAAGCTGCAACCAGTGCTCTCCGGAAACTCGCTGAATTCAGCCGTGGCCTTTTGAACAGAGCTAGTTTGACCATTGAGGCTGACTATGACAGCAGCCTTTGGTTGGTTGACATCCCAGAAACTGCAGCGAATGTCTCTAGCAGTTTTGAATGTCTTGCTGAAGTTTATACAGAGATGACACAACTTTCAGCTTTGAGTGAGAAGCTGGTGAAGGAAGCTGGTATTTTATGCCCCCAGTAG